The Saprospiraceae bacterium genome includes a window with the following:
- a CDS encoding SusD/RagB family nutrient-binding outer membrane lipoprotein: MKSKNNLILKSGFFALVLLMVSSCSLFDLDINEDPNNPATASPNLLLTSIQIGVMNNLAANEGDAETFMGLIGTQALSRYNLNNNSYTGLWDNMYIGPLKDLDGLISVSAESPHYLGIAQTLKAISYATMVDLWGDVPFSEAGLGDAITKNINPKFDKDADVYAACISLLDEAIANLAKPSPVPVTGDLIYNGSAANWLRAAKTVKLKLLMTARKGLANSTTEISNLITSGGLITEPGHDFLFRFSKDPTSIRHPWYTGAYTGGEFDYTYICHELLVETLIDEDPRWPFYFRRQTTTILDSNDPTQFNTQPCSGGQPCIYGYVVNNSNVIKRLYEDKGLNFGDAEKNFLAGVFGRDRGDEDGLPADGAFRTIPGVYPCGGYYDVATVGVPAANAAQGAGIFPFLTAVNTSYYLIEAMLELGVSGDPRAEFENAIRNHISRVVTFGLANDVNSVRPSDASITKYVDLWLSRYDAAASNTAKLNVVLKQLWFSSYGNGFEIYNAFRRTGLPSNIQEHVSGTVRGFPLRLPYPQTELTLNPNADSYKSIAFDVTPIFWDK, from the coding sequence ATGAAAAGTAAAAATAATTTAATACTTAAATCGGGTTTCTTTGCACTGGTTCTGCTCATGGTTTCCAGTTGTAGCCTTTTTGACCTGGATATCAATGAGGATCCGAACAATCCGGCTACTGCTTCTCCCAATTTGTTACTTACAAGTATTCAAATAGGAGTAATGAATAATCTTGCTGCAAATGAAGGTGATGCAGAAACTTTTATGGGTTTAATCGGTACTCAAGCGTTATCGAGGTACAATCTGAATAATAATTCTTATACCGGACTATGGGATAATATGTATATAGGACCATTAAAAGATTTGGATGGATTGATTTCTGTTTCTGCTGAAAGTCCTCATTATCTGGGAATAGCACAAACCCTCAAGGCTATCAGTTACGCAACAATGGTTGACTTGTGGGGCGATGTACCTTTTTCAGAAGCAGGTTTAGGAGATGCAATTACCAAAAATATTAACCCCAAATTTGATAAGGACGCAGATGTTTATGCAGCATGCATCAGTTTATTGGATGAAGCTATTGCTAATTTAGCTAAACCCAGTCCAGTTCCGGTTACAGGAGATTTGATTTACAATGGAAGTGCAGCCAACTGGTTAAGAGCGGCTAAAACAGTGAAACTTAAATTATTAATGACTGCCAGAAAAGGTCTTGCCAATTCAACAACTGAAATTAGCAATCTGATAACTTCAGGAGGTTTAATTACGGAACCTGGCCATGATTTCTTATTCAGATTCAGTAAAGACCCGACTTCTATCAGACATCCATGGTACACCGGAGCCTATACAGGTGGGGAATTTGATTATACTTACATATGTCATGAATTATTAGTGGAGACTTTAATTGATGAAGATCCAAGATGGCCATTTTATTTCAGAAGACAGACAACCACTATTCTGGATTCAAACGATCCTACTCAGTTTAATACCCAGCCATGTTCCGGAGGTCAGCCTTGTATCTATGGATATGTTGTAAATAACAGCAATGTTATTAAAAGGCTTTATGAAGATAAAGGATTGAATTTTGGCGATGCTGAAAAGAATTTTTTAGCAGGTGTATTTGGAAGGGATAGAGGAGACGAAGATGGTCTTCCTGCTGATGGAGCTTTCCGAACTATTCCCGGAGTGTATCCATGTGGCGGCTACTATGATGTAGCTACTGTGGGGGTGCCAGCTGCAAATGCTGCTCAAGGTGCAGGAATATTTCCATTCCTTACAGCCGTGAATACAAGCTATTATCTTATTGAAGCCATGTTGGAATTAGGCGTTTCAGGTGATCCAAGAGCTGAGTTTGAAAATGCTATCAGAAATCATATTTCAAGAGTAGTCACTTTTGGACTTGCTAATGATGTAAATTCTGTCAGACCTTCTGATGCATCTATCACTAAATACGTAGATTTATGGTTGTCAAGGTACGATGCTGCTGCGTCAAACACAGCAAAATTGAATGTTGTATTAAAACAATTATGGTTTTCAAGTTATGGAAACGGGTTTGAGATTTATAATGCCTTCAGAAGAACAGGATTACCTTCCAATATTCAGGAGCATGTAAGTGGGACAGTCAGAGGATTTCCTCTTAGACTTCCATATCCGCAAACAGAGTTGACACTCAATCCTAATGCAGATTCTTATAAAAGTATTGCATTTGATGTGACACCAATATTCTGGGATAAATAA
- a CDS encoding SusC/RagA family TonB-linked outer membrane protein — protein sequence MKQLFISMLLLFFSVSMTFGQRTVSGKVTDSSGEAVIGANVTVKEAPGIGTITDIDGMYSLNVPAVGSNLVFSYTGYETKEVAIGSSSTLNVEMNEGKLLEEVVVTALGIRRDKKSLGYAVTDVSSDQLVQRSESDPIRALSGKVAGVNITGAGGAPGQSTKINIRGFSSLTGNTQPLFVVDGIPFDNSVNGEGQATQFSNRAFDIDPNNIESVSVLKGAAAAALYGSRATNGVILVTTKSGKKSNKGLEITYQSSYSQEKISSLPNYQDVYTQGSDQNYNGGFIGNWGAPFPNHVDRINNEFHAGTPRYSKIYANGYPEGTVPHPITGLPYTQGQGFPNVFPQYLEDDPNRPGFKRPIALQLRPYNFLEEFFETGSLVENSLSIATGDEKRSLSTTLSRMDNNGIVQNSKTSRTSISFGGSAKLDNGLSISGNVNYVNNAQASPPIAPSYYTDYQGEEEASIYSRLFYLPRNVDLTGWPSENPVSGNSVFYRPLDNPLWLVKNNKFTSDVNRSFGALNLSYPLTNWLSINARGGFNTYTDNQISTVRTGGVSDPNGRVWTRDVKNTELDFNYFLTASKNLSDDIDLAVTAGLNQNERSYSRKFIDGDGVIDNSVRNLSAVTTVLGREDFRRLQRLYAGYADINIGYKKFLYLGITGRNDWSSTLVNPKSPSTSQNSYFYPSFNTSFILSDALDLGSTFINYAKIRASYSQVGNEADPYRTSTVYNINLPFVSPTGTRINRASLGNVLGKADLINELTKELEFGTDLRLFNNRVGIDFSWFKRNSFNQITSADLPTSSGFSAGIVNAGEIQNKGIELALNLDIVRSSNGFNWNTAVNFTRIRSLIVDAGEGSEIIVGGVLDIGNIHREGLPYGMLFGTKNARVDNNDLSSPLLIDPVSGLPFLLPTNEVVGDPNPDFIVGLINTFTYKGITVSALFDWKQGGDVFTSTGSSLLLRGMLAFQEDREAFRVVPGVLGNPQTNQPILDENGNTIQNTVGITPFESHFTNGFGAYGASETNIYDGTVYRLREVSIGYTFPKTLIGKLPFGSLRLSVSGRNLWFKAPNFLKDLNADPEVLGFTADSNIQGIELGSTPNTRRIGINLFATF from the coding sequence ATGAAACAACTCTTTATTTCAATGCTCCTGCTGTTTTTCAGTGTGAGTATGACCTTTGGTCAAAGGACGGTTTCGGGGAAAGTCACTGACTCTTCCGGAGAAGCCGTTATTGGTGCTAATGTCACGGTCAAGGAAGCTCCGGGCATTGGTACTATCACAGACATTGACGGGATGTATTCTTTAAATGTCCCTGCCGTCGGATCGAATCTGGTTTTTAGTTACACTGGTTATGAGACAAAAGAAGTGGCAATTGGTAGTTCATCTACATTAAATGTAGAGATGAATGAAGGAAAACTTCTGGAAGAGGTGGTCGTTACTGCGCTGGGTATCCGCAGAGACAAAAAATCTTTAGGTTATGCAGTTACAGATGTTTCAAGTGATCAATTGGTCCAGCGTTCTGAATCTGACCCGATCAGAGCATTGAGTGGTAAAGTTGCCGGAGTAAACATTACTGGTGCCGGAGGTGCCCCCGGACAATCTACGAAAATTAATATCAGAGGATTTTCTTCTCTGACAGGAAATACTCAACCGCTTTTTGTGGTGGATGGAATTCCTTTTGATAATTCAGTTAACGGAGAAGGTCAGGCAACACAGTTTTCAAACAGAGCTTTTGATATTGACCCCAATAATATTGAATCTGTGTCAGTACTTAAAGGTGCAGCAGCCGCGGCATTGTATGGTTCAAGAGCTACAAATGGTGTGATTTTGGTTACAACCAAATCCGGTAAAAAATCAAATAAAGGGCTTGAAATTACTTACCAGTCTTCCTATTCACAGGAAAAGATATCAAGCCTGCCAAATTATCAGGACGTTTATACGCAAGGTTCAGATCAAAACTATAACGGAGGATTTATTGGTAACTGGGGAGCTCCGTTCCCAAATCATGTGGACAGGATTAATAATGAATTTCATGCAGGTACGCCAAGATATTCTAAAATATATGCAAATGGCTATCCTGAAGGAACAGTTCCTCACCCTATTACGGGATTGCCATACACACAAGGTCAGGGATTCCCCAATGTGTTTCCACAATATCTGGAGGATGATCCAAACAGACCTGGATTTAAACGACCAATTGCTTTACAACTTAGACCATACAATTTTCTGGAAGAGTTTTTTGAAACAGGTAGTTTAGTTGAAAATTCGCTTTCTATAGCAACGGGTGATGAAAAGAGAAGTTTGAGTACAACTTTGTCGCGTATGGATAATAATGGTATAGTACAAAATTCCAAAACCAGCAGAACTTCTATTTCATTTGGTGGTAGCGCAAAACTTGATAATGGTCTTTCTATATCCGGAAATGTTAATTATGTAAATAACGCACAAGCTTCACCTCCTATTGCCCCATCATATTATACTGATTATCAAGGAGAAGAAGAAGCCAGTATTTATTCAAGATTATTTTATTTGCCACGTAATGTGGATTTAACCGGATGGCCTTCAGAAAACCCTGTTAGTGGTAATAGTGTCTTTTACCGTCCATTGGATAATCCGCTATGGTTGGTAAAGAATAATAAATTTACCAGTGATGTCAACAGATCTTTTGGAGCATTAAATTTATCTTACCCTTTGACAAATTGGCTTTCAATTAACGCAAGGGGTGGATTTAATACTTATACAGACAACCAGATTTCCACTGTTCGTACCGGAGGGGTAAGTGATCCAAACGGTAGGGTCTGGACCAGAGATGTAAAAAATACTGAGCTTGATTTTAATTATTTTCTTACTGCGAGCAAAAACTTGTCTGATGATATAGACTTAGCAGTTACAGCAGGTCTGAATCAAAATGAAAGATCATATTCCAGAAAATTTATTGATGGAGATGGAGTTATTGATAATTCGGTCAGAAATCTTTCAGCTGTTACTACAGTATTAGGTAGAGAAGATTTCAGACGATTACAAAGGTTATATGCTGGTTATGCAGACATCAATATCGGGTATAAAAAATTTCTGTATCTGGGAATTACTGGTCGTAACGATTGGTCATCAACACTAGTGAATCCTAAAAGTCCTTCGACTTCCCAGAATTCTTATTTTTATCCTAGTTTTAATACTTCATTTATTTTATCTGATGCATTGGATTTGGGTTCTACCTTTATCAATTATGCAAAAATAAGAGCTTCATACTCACAGGTAGGGAATGAAGCAGATCCATACAGAACATCTACCGTTTACAACATCAATTTACCTTTTGTTTCTCCAACGGGTACCCGAATTAATAGAGCATCGCTTGGTAATGTGCTTGGGAAAGCAGATCTGATAAATGAATTGACAAAAGAACTTGAATTCGGTACAGATCTTAGATTGTTCAATAATCGGGTAGGTATTGATTTTTCATGGTTTAAACGAAATTCATTTAATCAGATAACGAGTGCGGATCTTCCAACCAGTTCCGGATTTAGCGCAGGAATTGTAAATGCCGGAGAGATTCAAAATAAAGGTATAGAACTGGCACTTAATCTTGATATTGTAAGATCTTCAAATGGATTCAATTGGAATACAGCAGTAAATTTTACCAGAATCAGATCCTTGATTGTTGATGCGGGAGAAGGTTCAGAAATTATTGTGGGAGGTGTATTGGATATCGGAAATATTCATCGTGAAGGCCTTCCTTATGGTATGCTGTTTGGTACTAAAAATGCAAGAGTGGACAATAATGATCTCAGTAGTCCTCTATTAATTGATCCTGTAAGTGGTCTGCCATTTTTATTGCCTACGAATGAAGTTGTAGGTGATCCGAATCCTGACTTTATTGTTGGATTGATAAATACTTTTACTTATAAGGGAATAACGGTCTCAGCTTTGTTTGATTGGAAACAAGGAGGAGATGTTTTTACTTCGACAGGTTCTTCATTGTTGTTAAGAGGTATGCTTGCATTTCAGGAAGACAGAGAAGCATTCAGGGTAGTTCCGGGTGTTCTTGGCAATCCGCAGACCAACCAGCCTATATTGGATGAGAATGGAAATACCATCCAGAATACGGTGGGTATAACACCTTTTGAATCTCATTTTACAAATGGATTTGGTGCTTACGGTGCCAGTGAGACGAATATATATGATGGGACAGTTTATAGGTTGAGAGAAGTTTCTATTGGTTATACCTTTCCTAAGACTTTGATTGGTAAGTTACCTTTCGGAAGTTTACGTTTATCGGTTTCAGGTAGAAATTTATGGTTTAAAGCTCCTAATTTCCTTAAAGATTTGAATGCAGATCCGGAAGTATTAGGATTTACTGCTGATTCCAATATACAGGGAATAGAATTGGGTTCAACGCCAAACACAAGAAGAATCGGTATAAACCTTTTCGCAACATTTTAA
- a CDS encoding DUF4920 domain-containing protein, whose amino-acid sequence MRLTFLFIFIAGLLACKNQQSTETSEGGVSDGKHFGEMITEDGALSYDEFIMKMGEADSLEVKISGLVGEVCQAKGCWMNVGSETNAEAEKLFVQFKDYGFFMPKDLSGKVVVMQGKAYRELTSVEDLRHFAEDEGKTLEEIALITEPVTELKFMASGVVIKD is encoded by the coding sequence ATGAGATTAACATTTTTATTTATCTTCATAGCCGGGCTTTTAGCCTGTAAAAACCAGCAGAGTACAGAAACATCAGAAGGAGGAGTATCTGATGGAAAACATTTTGGTGAAATGATCACAGAAGACGGAGCACTGTCTTATGATGAATTTATTATGAAAATGGGAGAAGCTGATTCTTTGGAAGTTAAAATTTCAGGCCTTGTCGGAGAAGTTTGTCAGGCAAAAGGTTGTTGGATGAATGTTGGATCAGAAACCAACGCTGAAGCAGAAAAACTTTTTGTTCAATTTAAAGATTACGGATTTTTTATGCCAAAAGATCTCAGCGGCAAGGTAGTAGTGATGCAGGGGAAAGCGTACAGAGAGCTGACGAGTGTAGAAGATCTCCGTCATTTTGCAGAAGACGAAGGCAAAACCCTTGAAGAAATTGCATTGATTACAGAGCCGGTGACAGAGTTAAAATTTATGGCATCCGGGGTGGTGATTAAGGATTGA
- a CDS encoding caspase family protein: protein MRTQIFICFLFFGINSLSANCLKGNCNNGKGTYLFSDGSKYTGSFSNGSLHGYGLLIQQDGSVYTGDFKNGVKEGHGKMGFKSGDLFTGRFQGDRINGQGRMKYKNGDVYTGQWVNGKATGSGSYTFSSGIQYEGQFSDGQFHGKGKMKLVDGSSYDGTWFENKKHGSFVIFTSDLKSYNQMWEMDQLVQNFTKTNVVNTVSNSSKEKVKNCNVHYCDNEKGTYTYKDGSVFSGDFTNGLPMGNGHCQYADGTTYTGQWRNNGPNGQGTLLYKNGKIVSGKWNNGKLVKDIATVNNSKTSTKPYQNNQQVIKNENAGATNVYALVVGVASYNHMQSLKYTDDDAYQLYAFLKSPEGGAIPDDKIKILIDDASTRQNILKSLKELAGKADANDVVVLYMSGHGLDGAFVPFDFDGINNLVQYNEVMDILNNSSAQHKLFVTDACHSGSMIAQARTGYQHSLDRLYDAYKDTKGGTAILTSSKKDEVSLEYGGLRQGIFSHFLIRGLKGEADKDKNKLVTVSELFDFVSTNVRAYTVNAQSPSISGNFDRNMPVGVIR, encoded by the coding sequence ATGCGAACTCAAATCTTCATTTGTTTTTTGTTTTTTGGGATAAATTCACTATCCGCCAACTGCCTTAAAGGCAATTGTAATAATGGCAAAGGTACATATTTATTTTCTGACGGTTCAAAATATACCGGCTCTTTTTCTAACGGGAGTCTACACGGATACGGACTTCTAATCCAGCAAGATGGCAGTGTTTATACCGGTGATTTCAAAAACGGAGTCAAAGAAGGCCATGGAAAAATGGGGTTTAAATCAGGAGATCTTTTTACCGGAAGATTTCAGGGAGATCGTATAAACGGACAAGGACGTATGAAATATAAAAATGGTGATGTCTATACCGGACAGTGGGTAAATGGAAAGGCAACCGGCTCAGGTAGTTATACTTTCAGTAGCGGTATCCAATATGAAGGCCAATTTTCAGACGGACAGTTTCATGGAAAGGGTAAAATGAAGTTGGTGGATGGCTCATCTTATGACGGTACCTGGTTTGAAAATAAAAAACACGGTTCATTTGTTATATTCACATCTGATTTAAAAAGTTATAACCAGATGTGGGAAATGGACCAACTAGTTCAGAATTTTACAAAGACGAATGTGGTCAATACTGTATCAAACAGCAGTAAGGAAAAAGTCAAAAATTGTAATGTTCATTATTGCGATAACGAAAAAGGGACCTATACATACAAAGATGGTTCGGTGTTCAGCGGAGATTTTACAAATGGACTGCCCATGGGGAACGGACATTGTCAGTATGCAGACGGCACTACCTACACCGGCCAATGGAGAAACAATGGACCGAATGGTCAGGGAACTTTATTGTATAAAAACGGCAAAATTGTTTCCGGAAAATGGAACAATGGAAAATTGGTTAAAGACATAGCCACGGTGAATAATTCGAAAACATCAACAAAACCGTACCAAAACAATCAACAGGTTATAAAAAATGAAAATGCAGGTGCAACGAATGTTTATGCATTGGTCGTTGGAGTCGCATCCTATAATCATATGCAATCACTAAAATACACAGATGACGATGCGTATCAACTCTATGCTTTTTTGAAAAGTCCTGAAGGAGGAGCTATTCCGGATGATAAAATAAAAATTTTAATTGATGACGCGTCAACCCGTCAGAATATTTTGAAATCATTGAAAGAGCTGGCTGGTAAAGCAGATGCCAATGACGTAGTTGTGCTGTATATGTCAGGTCATGGATTGGACGGGGCATTTGTTCCTTTTGATTTTGATGGTATCAATAATCTGGTTCAGTATAATGAAGTGATGGATATTTTAAATAATAGCAGTGCTCAACACAAGCTTTTTGTAACGGACGCTTGTCACTCAGGCAGTATGATCGCTCAGGCCAGAACGGGCTATCAGCATTCATTGGACAGGCTTTATGATGCATACAAAGATACAAAAGGAGGTACAGCCATCCTTACATCATCAAAGAAAGATGAAGTTTCCCTGGAATACGGAGGACTCAGACAAGGAATTTTTTCCCATTTTCTGATAAGAGGCCTGAAAGGGGAAGCGGACAAGGATAAGAACAAACTTGTGACAGTTTCAGAATTGTTTGACTTTGTTTCCACCAATGTAAGAGCATATACAGTCAATGCCCAGTCACCGTCGATATCCGGAAATTTTGACAGAAATATGCCTGTGGGTGTTATCAGGTAG